From a single Nicotiana tabacum cultivar K326 chromosome 8, ASM71507v2, whole genome shotgun sequence genomic region:
- the LOC107831108 gene encoding uncharacterized protein LOC107831108 produces MEEDAPVKNEEEEFNTGPLSVLMMSVKNNTQVLINCRNNRKLLGRVRAFDRHCNMVLENVREMWTEVPKTGKGKKKAQPVNKDRFISKMFLRGDSVIIVLRNPK; encoded by the coding sequence ATGGAAGAGGATGCCCCtgtgaaaaatgaggaagaggagTTCAACACTGGGCCACTTTCTGTCCTGATGATGAGTGTTAAGAATAACACTCAGGTGCTCATCAACTGTAGGAACAACAGGAAACTTCTCGGCCGTGTGAGGGCATTCGATCGTCACTGCAACATGGTGCTTGAAAATGTTAGGGAAATGTGGACTGAGGTTCCCAAGactggaaaaggaaaaaagaaggctCAACCTGTTAACAAAGATCGGTTTATTAGCAAGATGTTCCTTCGGGGAGATTCTGTCATCATTGTCCTCCGAAATCCTAAGTAG